In the Daphnia pulicaria isolate SC F1-1A chromosome 2, SC_F0-13Bv2, whole genome shotgun sequence genome, one interval contains:
- the LOC124325992 gene encoding uncharacterized protein LOC124325992 translates to MNLKSLMFCVDNLEFLLRNSLIMAYKSIDFLGEVKRKENTMGPGFLRGVRFPLILILALLVLFLFFFYKSNPAAEVKTNVSQMANSIQVNKHQQNFSEVHLNLAQPLPLTKYNLMEDTYGDNWAKTPADKYLDLSFCTIEYANEKKLQQDHPCLIQLIRDKYLLQPASKELPYVLDHPETIDPSNGQANDIREILKNKTKGFFVENGGFDGEFLSNTFFMERYLDWNGLLIEADQKSFSKLLSRNRKAYSLPNCISTKPYPIKVLFNGPNNAGGLIVETLEANNNTSKSRDEDNNESVYTVQCFPFYSILLAVGRTDVDYFGLDVEGSEYKILETIPWHKVNIKTMTVEWNHIPEGEPALTRLMESNNYKKFRMISLNYSREVIYVHESVVVRK, encoded by the exons atgaatttgaaaagtttgATGTTTTGTGTTGATAATTTGGAATTTCTTTTACGAAATTCACTGATAATGGCCTATAAATCCATTGATTTCCTAGGAGAAgttaagagaaaagagaacacaATGGGACCAGGATTTCTTCGCGGAGTTCGCTTTCCCTTAATCCTTATTTTGGCGTTACTCGTCttattcctgttttttttctacaaatcCAATCCAGCAGCAGAGGTGAAAACGAATGTTAGTCAAATGGCGAATTCGATTCAAGTCAACAAACACCAACAAAATTTTAGCGAAGTGCATCTGAATTTGGCACAA CCATTGCCGTTGACAAAATACAACTTGATGGAGGACACTTATGGGGACAACTGGGCCAAGACGCCAGCAGATAAATATTTGGATTTGTCCTTTTGCACAATAG aaTACGCCAACGAAAAGAAACTGCAACAAGACCATCCGTGTTTGATCCAACTCATCCGAGACAAATACCTGCTCCAGCCAGCATCTAAAGAACTTCCTTACGTGCTGGATCATCCCGAAACAATCGATCCTTCCAATGGCCAAGCCAATGACATTagggaaattttgaaaaataaa ACCAAGGGCTTTTTCGTTGAGAATGGCGGATTCGACGGCGAATTCCTCTCCAACACCTTCTTCATGGAGCGCTATCTCGATTGGAATGGATTGCTCATAGAAGCCGATCAAAAATCTTTTAGTAAGCTGCTTTCTCGCAATCGAAAGGCTTACAGTTTGCCCAACTGCATCAGCACCAAACCTTACCCGATCAAA GTTCTATTCAACGGCCCTAACAATGCTGGGGGTTTAATCGTTGAAACATTAGAAGCAAATAATAATACGAGTAAAAGCAGAGATGAAGATAATAACGAGAGCGTCTACACTGTTCAGTGTTTCCCGTTCTATTCCATCCTACTGGCCGTTGGCAGGACTGACGTCGACTATTTTGGACTGGACGTCGAAGGATCCGAGTACAAAATCCTGGAAACCATTCCTTGGCATAAAGTCAACATCAAG acGATGACGGTGGAGTGGAATCACATTCCAGAGGGGGAGCCTGCTTTAACTCGTCTGATGGAGAGCAACAATTATAAAAAGTTTCGCATGATTTCATTAAATTATAGCAGGGAAGTCATTTACGTCCACGAATCGGTCGTTGTCCGCAAATGA
- the LOC124325991 gene encoding alpha-(1,3)-fucosyltransferase C-like codes for MFRKLLKSCQSPMLSRLTSSVVGVLIVLYYLMLPEYDDDQQLVISHLQQKEASIENLSEITSAQDHQKIILFWTKFFETSDFEVGIGSTPFARCCEVSNCVTTTDRRLLNDSDAVFFHARDLHPNDLPPPGQRRPHQNFVFFLLESPMHTDLKMLQMPLFQNYFNRTMTYRLDSDVVNTYGRIRCIDSSSSCSNFPPGNTLSAQSNFNPAVIASSNIQQMNLTVKNRTVAWFVSNCKTSSQRELLVRNLSNFIPVDVYGSCRNNGSNHTCVNRADCNVMLGRYYRFYLSFENSLCPDYVTEKLYRTLMHDTVPVVYGGANYSLYLPEGSYVNARDFDSPENLANHLKELMINDELYLSYFRWKQRYTVELGHLNGWCSLCRLLNDRNDVEKKSYADIAAWWSGQLTNQTCFTPPPTSLV; via the exons ATGTTTCGAAAGTTGCTGAAGAGTTGTCAGTCACCCATGTTAAGTCGGCTAACTAGTAGCGTTGTTGGAGTACTCATCGTCCTTTATTATTTGATGTTACCTGAATATGATGACGACCAACAATTAGTTATTAGCCATCTTCAACAG AAAGAAGCTTCAATCGAGAATTTATCGGAAATAACGTCAGCACAAGATCACCAGAAAATCATTCTGTTTTGGACGAAATTTTTCGAAACGAGCGACTTTGAGGTGGGAATAGGTAGCACTCCCTTCGCACGATGTTGCGAAGTCTCAAATTGTGTGACGACTACCGACCGCAGGCTACTGAACGATAGTGACGCCGTCTTCTTTCACGCTCGAGATCTCCATCCCAACGATTTGCCACCGCCTGGACAGAGGCGTCCTCATcaaaactttgttttctttcttttggaatCTCCAATGCACAcggatttgaaaatgttacaaATGCCTTTATTCCAGAATTATTTTAACCGAACCATGACTTATCGTCTCGATTCCGATGTTGTAAATACCTACGGTCGCATCCGGTGCATTGATTCATCTTCATCctgttcaaatttcccgccagGGAACACACTATCTGCTCAAAGTAATTTTAATCCTGCAGTAATCGCCAGCAGCAACATTCAGCAAATGAATCTGACAGTAAAGAATCGAACAGTCGCTTGGTTCGTTTCCAACTGTAAAACGAGCAGTCAGCGTGAATTGTTGGTCCGTAATTTATCGAATTTCATTCCGGTAGATGTTTATGGCTCGTGCAGAAATAACGGTAGTAATCACACGTGCGTAAATCGAGCCGATTGCAATGTGATGCTGGGCCGTTATTATCGTTTTTATCTCAGTTTCGAGAACTCGCTTTGCCCAGATTACGTCACGGAAAAACTCTATCGGACTTTGATGCACGACACGGTGCCGGTGGTTTACGGCGGAGCTAATTATTCTCTCTACCTGCCGGAAGGATCCTACGTCAACGCTAGAGATTTCGATAGCCCAGAGAATCTGGCCAATCATCTCAAGGAATTGATGATCAATGACGAGCTTTATCTGAGTTATTTCCGCTGGAAGCAACGATACACTGTTGAGCTCGGGCATTTAAATGGATGGTGTTCTTTGTGTCGCTTACTGAACGACAGGAATGatgtggaaaagaaaagttatgcCGACATTGCTGCGTGGTGGTCAGGCCAATTGACTAACCAAACATGTTTTACGCCACCACCGACATCTCTTGTTTAG